The proteins below come from a single Oscillatoria sp. FACHB-1407 genomic window:
- a CDS encoding alpha/beta fold hydrolase, translating to MSKIQNIVLVHGFWADGSSYGEIIPALLQEGYNVIAVQNPLTSLADDVAATKRVLARLEGPCILVGHSWGGFVITEAGNDEQVAGLVYIAALAPNTGETVVDILSQYEAAPASQYFQVQDGFIWLAQEGVQKAFANDLSAEQAALIYATQTAPSTSLLQATVDTPAWKRKPSWYIISNVDQTIPPDLQRDSAKRIGATAIALDASHVSMISHPEEVLKVIREAAVNSQRTPVL from the coding sequence ATGAGCAAAATTCAAAATATTGTGTTGGTTCATGGTTTTTGGGCAGATGGATCAAGTTACGGTGAGATCATTCCAGCATTATTGCAAGAAGGCTATAACGTTATTGCCGTTCAAAACCCATTGACGTCATTAGCGGATGATGTTGCTGCAACAAAACGTGTTTTAGCTCGTCTTGAAGGTCCATGTATTTTAGTTGGTCATTCGTGGGGCGGGTTTGTCATTACTGAAGCTGGAAATGACGAACAGGTTGCCGGATTAGTTTATATTGCTGCCCTTGCCCCGAATACGGGTGAAACAGTAGTAGACATTTTGAGCCAGTACGAAGCGGCTCCTGCATCACAATACTTTCAAGTGCAAGATGGGTTCATTTGGCTTGCTCAAGAAGGCGTGCAGAAGGCGTTTGCGAACGATCTTTCAGCAGAACAAGCGGCACTCATTTATGCAACTCAAACTGCACCATCTACATCACTGTTGCAAGCAACCGTAGATACCCCAGCGTGGAAACGTAAACCGAGTTGGTACATCATCTCTAACGTTGACCAGACCATTCCACCCGACTTACAACGCGATTCAGCAAAACGAATTGGTGCAACTGCGATCGCTTTAGACGCAAGTCACGTTTCTATGATTTCTCATCCCGA
- a CDS encoding GAF domain-containing protein codes for MTYTYKVGGHLPLDAPSYVVRQADRELYEGLKAGEFCYVLNSRQMGKTSLRVRTMHRLQAEGVAGAAIDLTKIGSQDITPDQWYAGLMRRLVKSFHLPIDLQSWLRDRDFLPPVQRLSEFIEEVLLASVHKPIVIFIDEIDSMLSLNFRTDDFFAFIRACNEYEQLTFALLGVSTPSDLIQNKNCTPFNIGRAIELYGFQLSEVQPLAIGLQSKTNNPQAVLEAILAWTEGQPFLTQKICQLIYTSESMIPTGHEAEWIEGLVRSRLIDNWEATDEPPHLKTIRDRLLRIGQRSRALLDLYQNIWRRGEVEASDAPEQIELRLSGLVVKRAGKLQIANRIYASVFNNNWVQKTLIDLKADFMQVVATQEQKLLSMLNVMEGKDFADILYQILGSITLRLGELLSVDRTTIFFIDEEKNNIWSVIARHESGSSPEIQVITNKGSGGQLTNFRNLVNSPFNFRDERIEAEETSSATNRYRVYSELVVPLSSEQHNLVAFIQLFNKLKRSNNPNASMRERINPQGFTDADQTQLEEYAPAISRILARCQDCYRLTQRLQASEALTEATRSVSQSSLDSDEIIRRVMEAAKKLMNADRSSLWLLDHDNNQLWTKVRFENGLMQEIRINVGQGFAGMVAQSKETLNIPFDLYDHPDSETARQTDQKTGYRTCSLLCMPVWSPDGVLLGVTQLVNKRRQGEFPEYDPATWPEAPECFKASFDASSQKYMQIFNAQVGVALQNARQFAEMKRQAENQPQSVVLQTLSMLSQVMDNQGFDDILDTTLRSITLKIGKSLCADRTTIFLLDEEREEFWSIVAESENSDRPLEIRIPANKGIVGEVAETKQIINIPFDFYDDPRSKTAKEQDQRNHYRTYTMLAMPLLNERGDLIAVVQLLNKLQRTHDSALPLGDRVDPQGFTAADEQQFVANAPLIRMILESFCSYHKTARGQRVAAALMAATRSVSQSSLEPDEILRRVMQAAKELMNADRSTLWLRDPYTNELWTKIPFDEGGEKEIRLKIGEGYAGKVAETQKPINIPFDLYEHPDSETARKTDQRSGYRTYSLLCMPVFNPDGELIGVTQLINKRRSPEVMDEPTDDQDIPLWFRASFDHSDQKYMQIFNNQAGVILQNAELLAAVKRQEETLRYSIGVGKG; via the coding sequence ATGACGTATACCTATAAAGTTGGTGGACACTTACCCTTAGATGCACCCAGTTATGTGGTGCGACAGGCAGACCGTGAACTGTATGAAGGCTTAAAGGCGGGTGAGTTTTGCTATGTGTTGAACTCGCGGCAAATGGGCAAAACCAGTTTGCGGGTGCGAACCATGCACCGTTTACAAGCCGAAGGGGTAGCTGGAGCAGCCATCGACCTGACCAAGATTGGCAGTCAGGATATCACTCCCGATCAGTGGTATGCGGGATTGATGCGACGTTTAGTGAAGAGCTTTCATTTGCCCATTGATCTGCAATCGTGGTTGCGCGATCGCGATTTTTTACCGCCCGTACAACGTTTGAGCGAATTTATCGAAGAAGTGTTATTGGCATCCGTACATAAGCCTATTGTCATTTTCATTGATGAAATTGACAGCATGTTGAGTTTAAACTTTCGCACTGATGACTTTTTTGCTTTTATTCGAGCGTGTAACGAATACGAACAATTAACGTTTGCCCTGCTGGGTGTATCCACTCCATCCGATTTGATTCAAAACAAAAATTGCACTCCATTTAATATTGGTCGAGCAATCGAATTATACGGATTTCAACTCTCAGAAGTACAACCATTGGCGATCGGCTTACAGTCTAAAACGAATAATCCCCAAGCGGTTTTAGAAGCCATCTTAGCGTGGACAGAAGGACAACCTTTTCTCACTCAGAAGATCTGCCAACTGATTTACACTTCAGAATCGATGATTCCCACAGGACATGAAGCCGAGTGGATCGAAGGACTGGTGCGATCGCGCCTGATCGACAATTGGGAAGCCACAGATGAGCCGCCACATTTGAAAACAATTCGCGATCGCCTGTTACGCATTGGTCAGCGGAGCCGAGCTTTACTCGATCTGTATCAAAATATTTGGCGAAGGGGAGAAGTAGAAGCCTCTGATGCCCCTGAACAGATTGAATTACGGTTATCGGGATTAGTCGTCAAACGTGCTGGCAAATTGCAAATCGCAAACCGCATCTATGCTTCCGTATTCAACAACAATTGGGTGCAAAAAACCCTGATTGATCTAAAGGCAGATTTCATGCAAGTGGTGGCAACCCAGGAGCAAAAATTGCTCTCGATGTTAAATGTGATGGAGGGCAAAGACTTTGCCGATATTTTGTATCAGATTCTCGGTTCTATCACATTGCGTCTGGGCGAATTGCTGAGTGTCGATCGCACCACCATCTTTTTTATCGATGAGGAGAAGAACAACATCTGGTCAGTGATTGCACGTCACGAGTCAGGCAGTTCACCAGAAATCCAAGTCATTACAAACAAGGGCAGCGGCGGACAGTTAACCAACTTTAGAAATTTGGTCAATTCACCATTCAACTTCCGGGATGAACGGATAGAGGCAGAAGAAACCTCATCTGCGACCAATCGTTACCGAGTGTATAGCGAACTGGTGGTGCCGCTATCGAGTGAGCAGCACAATTTAGTGGCGTTCATTCAGCTATTTAACAAATTGAAGCGATCGAACAATCCCAATGCATCCATGCGAGAGCGCATCAATCCTCAAGGATTTACCGATGCCGACCAAACCCAGTTGGAAGAGTATGCTCCTGCCATTTCGCGCATTCTGGCTCGTTGTCAGGATTGCTATCGTCTGACCCAACGCCTGCAAGCGTCAGAGGCACTCACTGAAGCAACGCGATCGGTCTCGCAGAGTAGTCTGGATTCCGATGAGATCATCCGGCGGGTAATGGAAGCTGCCAAAAAATTGATGAATGCCGACCGCAGTAGCCTCTGGCTATTGGATCACGACAATAACCAATTGTGGACAAAAGTTCGCTTTGAGAATGGCTTGATGCAAGAAATCCGCATTAATGTTGGACAGGGCTTTGCGGGCATGGTTGCCCAGTCTAAGGAAACTTTGAATATTCCCTTCGATCTTTACGATCATCCTGATTCGGAAACGGCTCGCCAAACCGATCAAAAAACAGGATATCGCACCTGTAGTTTGCTGTGCATGCCCGTCTGGAGCCCAGATGGAGTGCTACTGGGCGTGACTCAGTTAGTAAACAAACGCCGCCAGGGAGAGTTTCCCGAATATGACCCGGCAACATGGCCTGAAGCCCCTGAGTGCTTCAAGGCGAGCTTTGATGCCAGCAGCCAAAAATACATGCAGATTTTTAATGCTCAGGTGGGGGTTGCCCTGCAAAATGCTCGCCAGTTTGCTGAGATGAAGCGACAAGCCGAGAATCAGCCTCAAAGCGTAGTGTTGCAAACCTTGAGTATGTTGAGCCAGGTGATGGATAACCAGGGCTTTGATGACATTCTGGACACTACATTGCGATCGATCACGCTAAAAATTGGCAAATCGCTTTGCGCCGATCGCACCACGATTTTTTTACTGGACGAAGAACGGGAGGAGTTTTGGTCGATTGTGGCGGAGTCTGAAAACAGCGATCGCCCCCTTGAAATTCGCATTCCTGCCAATAAAGGCATCGTTGGAGAGGTGGCAGAAACAAAACAGATTATCAACATCCCCTTCGACTTCTACGATGACCCCCGCTCTAAGACTGCCAAGGAACAGGATCAGCGCAACCACTATCGCACTTACACCATGCTGGCGATGCCACTGTTAAACGAACGAGGCGATCTGATCGCAGTCGTGCAACTGCTCAATAAACTCCAACGCACCCATGACTCTGCACTGCCCTTAGGCGATCGCGTTGATCCACAAGGTTTTACCGCTGCTGACGAACAGCAATTTGTCGCTAATGCACCGCTCATCCGCATGATTCTTGAAAGCTTCTGCTCCTATCACAAAACCGCCAGAGGACAACGGGTTGCCGCCGCACTGATGGCAGCGACACGATCCGTGAGCCAGAGCAGCTTAGAACCGGATGAAATCTTGCGGCGGGTGATGCAAGCCGCAAAAGAGTTAATGAATGCCGATCGCAGCACACTCTGGTTGCGCGATCCCTACACGAATGAGTTGTGGACAAAGATTCCCTTTGATGAGGGGGGCGAGAAAGAAATTCGTCTCAAAATTGGAGAAGGTTACGCAGGCAAAGTAGCAGAAACGCAAAAGCCAATCAATATCCCCTTTGATTTGTACGAACATCCCGACTCTGAAACGGCTCGCAAAACCGATCAACGCAGTGGCTATCGCACCTATAGCCTGTTGTGTATGCCTGTGTTTAACCCGGATGGCGAACTGATTGGTGTCACACAGTTGATTAATAAGCGGCGATCGCCCGAAGTGATGGACGAACCCACTGATGATCAAGATATCCCCCTGTGGTTTCGCGCCAGCTTTGATCACAGCGACCAGAAATACATGCAGATCTTTAACAACCAGGCGGGAGTCATTCTGCAAAATGCCGAACTGTTAGCCGCCGTCAAACGTCAAGAGGAAACCTTACGCTATAGCATCGGTGTTGGTAAGGGATAA
- a CDS encoding AAA-like domain-containing protein, whose translation MDAKTALEFVDGLIYDQTGKHLSNLERDVFMGSWQGQTYEEIYPNNPEYVEKYVGYKLWQKLSTVLGEKVTKKQFRGALERTFQRQTHSSVAVLSQEATRVEKMSEQAVKQIFVSHRSQEPDRCLATDLCEAIATAGHHILMVDTGIIPTTYGQSDRDWLTHIDACLARCDFFILLLSPQAAVSEMVLEELRRVKELQSKSHRYHPIILPIQVNCPPEMPLNHDLQNYLRYVHQWVWQSPMDSTAVIQAIVDVINGDGANGNATLQSSSLTGLIDRQELSLTTQSPVFHIHPLAVPSPSPTLPTPCPIADPELPQGQVRLDSQFYVERSPYEARCYREIVQPGTLIRIKAPRQMGKTSLMSRILHQAREQGYRTVPLSFQHADRAVFESLDQLLQWVCTRVARRLHLPHAVDQYWSDTYGSKDNCTAYFEDCLLSEIDQPMVLALDEVDRVFQYPKIADDFFGLLRAWYEEAGYGDSDSGLWEKLRLIVVHSTEVYIPLDVNQSPFNVGLPIELSEFSPEQVSDLARRHGLNWHSDQVAQLMQIVGGHPYLVRLALYHIAQGQLTLPQLIETAPTEAGIYGDHLRRHLWNLQHHPELAIAFQRVVTSHQSVELASILAFKLHSLGLVQLQGNEVTPRFQLYQHYFGDRFGHSEV comes from the coding sequence ATGGATGCTAAAACAGCATTGGAATTTGTGGATGGTTTGATTTATGACCAGACCGGAAAACACCTCAGCAATTTAGAAAGAGATGTTTTTATGGGGTCGTGGCAGGGGCAAACCTATGAAGAGATTTACCCCAACAACCCGGAGTACGTCGAAAAATATGTGGGCTACAAATTGTGGCAAAAATTATCAACAGTATTAGGAGAAAAGGTCACTAAAAAACAATTTCGTGGGGCATTAGAAAGAACATTTCAACGACAAACGCATTCCTCAGTTGCTGTCCTTTCACAGGAGGCAACAAGAGTTGAAAAAATGTCAGAGCAGGCTGTCAAACAGATCTTTGTCAGCCATCGTAGCCAGGAACCCGATCGCTGTTTAGCAACCGATTTGTGTGAGGCGATCGCCACCGCAGGACACCACATTCTTATGGTGGATACAGGGATCATTCCAACTACATATGGTCAGTCGGATCGGGACTGGTTAACCCACATTGATGCCTGTCTGGCACGGTGTGATTTTTTTATCTTGTTGTTGTCTCCTCAGGCAGCAGTGAGCGAGATGGTGTTGGAAGAGTTGCGACGAGTCAAGGAGTTGCAAAGCAAAAGCCATCGCTATCACCCGATCATCCTGCCGATTCAGGTCAACTGTCCGCCGGAAATGCCGCTCAACCATGACCTACAAAATTATTTGCGCTATGTGCATCAGTGGGTTTGGCAATCCCCGATGGACAGTACAGCGGTCATTCAAGCGATCGTAGATGTGATTAACGGGGATGGGGCGAATGGCAATGCAACCCTGCAAAGCAGTTCTCTCACGGGGCTAATTGACCGTCAGGAGTTGTCCCTAACCACCCAATCTCCAGTGTTTCACATCCATCCTCTGGCGGTTCCCAGTCCCTCTCCCACCTTGCCAACGCCTTGCCCCATCGCTGACCCGGAACTACCGCAGGGACAGGTACGATTAGATTCTCAGTTTTATGTGGAGCGATCGCCCTACGAAGCACGATGTTATCGTGAGATCGTGCAGCCAGGGACATTAATTCGCATTAAAGCTCCGCGACAAATGGGCAAAACTTCCCTGATGTCGCGAATTTTGCATCAAGCGCGTGAGCAAGGCTATCGCACAGTCCCCCTTAGTTTTCAACACGCCGATAGAGCGGTGTTTGAAAGCTTAGACCAACTGTTGCAATGGGTATGTACTCGTGTCGCCCGCAGGTTGCATCTCCCCCATGCCGTTGACCAATATTGGTCAGACACCTATGGCAGCAAGGACAACTGCACAGCCTATTTTGAAGACTGTTTGTTATCTGAAATTGATCAGCCGATGGTGTTGGCATTGGATGAAGTCGATCGGGTATTTCAATATCCCAAAATTGCGGATGACTTTTTTGGTTTGTTACGCGCCTGGTATGAGGAGGCGGGATATGGCGACAGCGACAGCGGATTGTGGGAAAAATTGCGCTTGATTGTAGTGCATTCCACCGAGGTTTACATTCCACTTGATGTGAATCAGTCCCCCTTTAATGTGGGTTTGCCGATTGAGTTATCAGAGTTTAGTCCAGAGCAAGTCAGCGATCTGGCGCGGCGGCACGGCTTGAATTGGCACTCAGACCAGGTTGCCCAGTTGATGCAAATTGTTGGTGGGCATCCGTATCTCGTGCGGTTGGCACTCTATCACATCGCCCAGGGGCAGTTGACCTTACCCCAATTAATTGAAACGGCTCCTACAGAAGCAGGGATTTATGGCGATCACCTGCGGCGGCATTTGTGGAACTTGCAACACCACCCAGAACTGGCGATCGCCTTTCAACGGGTGGTAACGAGCCACCAATCCGTTGAACTGGCATCAATTTTGGCGTTTAAGCTGCACAGTTTAGGACTGGTGCAATTGCAGGGCAATGAAGTTACGCCTCGCTTTCAGCTTTATCAACATTATTTTGGCGATCGCTTCGGTCATTCTGAGGTCTAG
- a CDS encoding Npun_R2479 family HD domain-containing metalloprotein, translated as MFNPTEVMIDQCVKRLTSGYHQAFGNRDTEYADLIGWVAHLTLEAIAHSDAPYHDIEHTILVTLVGQDILRGKQCLDGYVSPKDWAHYIISLLCHDIGYVKGVCQPDQMTQRLFASGRGDNLVQLAAGATDASLTPYHVDRGQQFVAEKFSNHPLIEVALIQDNIELTRFPAPDRDLYRDTYHYPGLTRAADLIGQLSDPRYLQKLPTLFYEFAETGTNQQLGYHHPDDLRASYPNFYRKVVYPYVQTALTYLEATQQGRQIVANLYANVLSAEQNYAGLSLAA; from the coding sequence ATGTTTAACCCCACAGAAGTCATGATCGATCAATGCGTCAAACGGTTGACCAGTGGCTATCATCAAGCCTTTGGTAATCGCGACACAGAGTATGCTGATTTAATCGGTTGGGTTGCCCATCTCACTCTAGAGGCGATCGCCCACAGTGACGCTCCCTACCACGACATCGAACACACGATTTTGGTGACCCTGGTTGGACAAGACATTTTGCGTGGTAAGCAGTGCCTGGATGGATATGTATCACCCAAAGATTGGGCACATTACATCATCTCGTTGTTGTGTCACGACATCGGTTATGTCAAGGGAGTTTGTCAGCCCGACCAGATGACCCAACGCCTCTTTGCAAGTGGAAGAGGTGACAACTTGGTGCAACTCGCCGCCGGAGCCACCGATGCCAGTCTGACTCCCTATCACGTTGATCGCGGACAACAATTTGTCGCTGAAAAGTTCTCCAATCATCCGTTGATTGAGGTTGCTCTGATTCAAGACAACATCGAGTTAACCCGTTTTCCGGCACCGGATCGGGACCTCTATCGCGACACCTATCACTATCCCGGTTTGACGAGAGCCGCTGATTTAATCGGGCAGTTGAGTGACCCCCGCTATCTACAAAAGCTGCCAACGCTGTTTTATGAGTTTGCAGAAACAGGCACTAACCAGCAGTTGGGTTATCATCATCCTGATGATCTGCGGGCTAGTTATCCCAACTTCTACCGCAAAGTTGTTTATCCCTATGTGCAAACGGCATTGACCTATCTCGAAGCCACTCAACAGGGACGGCAGATTGTGGCAAACCTCTATGCCAATGTTTTGTCGGCTGAGCAAAATTACGCGGGCTTAAGTCTTGCTGCCTGA
- a CDS encoding DUF4330 domain-containing protein yields the protein MAILDSQGRLFGKISILDVGAAIIMLLVAAGIFLFPGSSGSVAQLGVETKPVEVDVMVRGLTVANPAEFVSEIRDAGKTNIIIRNQPYGQVDIKTVKELPRTVAAPQPDGSLRAIPDPRPELDYTVDMVITLGGNAQIVDSGPVLGNNKIKIGTPLEIEGLTYRFNTSVVGVRILQ from the coding sequence ATGGCTATTTTAGATTCTCAAGGTCGGTTATTTGGCAAAATTAGCATTCTCGACGTTGGAGCTGCCATCATCATGCTCCTGGTCGCAGCAGGTATTTTTCTCTTTCCAGGAAGCTCCGGATCTGTTGCTCAGTTAGGGGTCGAGACAAAACCCGTCGAAGTCGATGTTATGGTTCGAGGATTGACGGTTGCCAACCCTGCTGAATTCGTTAGCGAGATTCGCGATGCTGGTAAGACCAACATTATTATTCGCAATCAGCCCTATGGGCAGGTTGACATCAAAACTGTAAAAGAATTGCCCCGTACTGTTGCGGCTCCTCAACCTGACGGTTCTCTGAGAGCGATTCCTGACCCACGCCCTGAGTTAGATTACACCGTTGATATGGTGATTACCCTGGGTGGCAATGCTCAGATTGTCGATAGTGGTCCAGTGCTGGGAAATAACAAGATTAAGATTGGCACTCCTCTAGAGATCGAGGGACTCACTTATCGGTTTAACACTTCTGTCGTGGGCGTCAGAATTCTTCAGTAG